In Bacillus cytotoxicus NVH 391-98, the following are encoded in one genomic region:
- a CDS encoding M4 family metallopeptidase, with protein sequence MKKKSLAFVLAAGMAVTTFGGTSSAFADSKNVLSTKKYNEAVKSPEFVAGDLTGATGKKAESVVFDYLNAAKGDYKLGNKNAEDSFKIKEVKKDSVTDSTVVRMQQVFEGTPVWGSTQVAHVSKDGSLKVLSGTVVPDLDKKEKLRNTNKIEEKKAIAIAEQDLGLKPKYEVEPKAHLHVYQNGDETTYAYVVNLNFLDPQPGNYYYFIEAESGKVLNKYNTLDHVTEESKVPVNQEFTKQEKGAIKPVTGTNAVGTGTGVLGDKKSINTTLSGSTYYLQDNTRGAQIFTYDAKNRSSLPGTLWADVDNAFHAKYDAAAVDAHYYAGVTYDYYKNTFNRNSINDAGAALKSTVHYGSNYNNAFWNGSQMVYGDGDGVTFTSLSGGIDVIGHELTHAVTEYSSNLIYQYESGALNEAISDIFGTLVEYYDNRNPDWEIGEDIYTPGKAGDALRSMSDPTKYGDPDHYSKRYTGSGDNGGVHTNSGIINKAAYLLANGGTHYGVTVNGIGKDKVGAIYYRANTQYFTQSTTFSQARAGLVQAAADLYGANSAEVTAVKQSYDAVGVK encoded by the coding sequence ATGAAAAAGAAGAGTTTAGCTTTTGTATTAGCAGCAGGGATGGCTGTGACGACATTTGGAGGGACGAGCTCTGCGTTTGCAGATTCAAAGAATGTGCTCTCTACGAAAAAGTACAATGAAGCCGTTAAATCGCCAGAGTTTGTAGCAGGTGATTTGACTGGAGCGACTGGAAAGAAAGCAGAATCTGTCGTGTTTGATTATTTAAATGCGGCCAAAGGGGACTATAAGTTAGGAAATAAAAATGCCGAAGATTCTTTTAAAATTAAAGAAGTGAAAAAGGATTCGGTAACAGATTCGACAGTCGTACGTATGCAACAAGTATTTGAAGGGACACCTGTATGGGGGTCTACTCAAGTGGCTCACGTAAGTAAAGATGGCTCATTGAAGGTGTTGTCTGGAACGGTTGTACCAGATTTAGATAAAAAAGAGAAATTAAGAAATACGAATAAGATTGAGGAGAAAAAAGCAATTGCCATTGCTGAACAAGACTTAGGGTTAAAACCAAAATATGAAGTAGAGCCCAAAGCTCATTTACATGTCTATCAAAATGGCGATGAAACAACGTATGCCTATGTTGTAAATTTAAATTTCTTAGATCCGCAACCAGGAAACTATTATTATTTTATTGAAGCAGAAAGCGGTAAAGTATTAAATAAATACAATACATTAGATCATGTAACTGAAGAAAGTAAAGTACCGGTTAATCAAGAGTTTACAAAACAAGAAAAAGGAGCTATCAAACCTGTAACGGGAACGAATGCAGTTGGGACAGGTACAGGTGTATTAGGAGATAAAAAATCAATAAATACGACATTATCTGGATCTACGTATTATTTACAAGATAATACGAGAGGGGCGCAAATTTTCACATATGATGCGAAAAATCGTTCTTCTTTACCAGGAACGTTATGGGCAGATGTTGATAATGCATTTCATGCAAAGTATGATGCAGCAGCAGTAGATGCTCATTATTATGCGGGCGTCACATATGATTACTATAAAAATACGTTTAATCGAAATTCTATTAACGATGCAGGAGCTGCGCTAAAATCAACAGTTCATTATGGAAGTAATTATAATAATGCTTTCTGGAATGGTTCGCAAATGGTATATGGAGATGGTGATGGAGTAACATTTACTTCGTTATCTGGTGGAATTGATGTAATTGGGCATGAATTGACACATGCTGTGACAGAATATAGTTCGAATTTAATCTATCAATATGAGTCGGGTGCATTAAACGAAGCGATTTCTGATATTTTTGGTACATTGGTAGAATACTATGATAATCGTAATCCAGATTGGGAAATTGGAGAAGATATTTATACACCTGGAAAAGCCGGAGATGCACTTCGCTCTATGAGTGATCCGACAAAGTATGGTGATCCAGATCATTATTCGAAACGCTACACTGGTTCTGGTGATAATGGTGGAGTTCATACAAACAGCGGAATTATTAACAAAGCGGCTTATTTATTAGCAAATGGTGGCACACATTATGGAGTGACAGTGAATGGTATTGGCAAGGATAAAGTAGGAGCAATTTACTATCGTGCAAATACGCAATATTTCACGCAATCGACTACATTTAGTCAAGCTCGTGCTGGTTTAGTACAAGCAGCAGCTGATTTATACGGCGCAAATTCTGCAGAGGTAACAGCGGTAAAACAATCATATGACGCAGTTGGAGTAAAATAA
- a CDS encoding TVP38/TMEM64 family protein, which produces MDELIYDTLKEHDTIAIPLSILFNIVISLLGLIPSIFLTAINIQLFGLLDGTMISITGEALGAIVSFYLYRLGLQKFTHDKINAYPKIKRLLYVKGKEAFFLVLSFRLVPFIPSSIITLFAALGKISLLSFSIASTIGKIPALLIEVYSAYHVMNGTNEAKWIITIASCIGIIYIWRKWKKK; this is translated from the coding sequence ATGGACGAACTTATTTACGATACATTAAAAGAGCATGATACCATCGCCATTCCACTTAGTATTCTATTTAATATCGTTATTAGCTTACTTGGACTCATCCCTAGCATATTTTTAACAGCGATTAATATACAATTATTCGGTCTACTAGATGGAACAATGATTTCAATCACAGGAGAAGCTTTAGGTGCAATTGTTTCATTTTATCTTTATCGTTTAGGATTACAAAAATTTACACACGATAAAATAAATGCTTATCCAAAGATAAAGCGGCTCCTTTACGTAAAAGGGAAAGAAGCATTTTTTCTTGTCTTATCATTTCGACTCGTTCCATTTATTCCATCAAGCATCATCACATTATTTGCTGCATTAGGAAAAATATCATTATTATCCTTCAGCATTGCAAGTACAATCGGAAAAATACCAGCATTGCTCATTGAAGTATATTCTGCATATCATGTTATGAATGGAACGAATGAAGCAAAATGGATTATAACAATTGCTAGTTGCATCGGAATCATATATATATGGAGGAAATGGAAGAAAAAATAA
- a CDS encoding heavy metal translocating P-type ATPase, producing MGKTKQITIGIDGMTCSACSARIEKVLNKLDGVEANVNVAMEQATVQYDEEEQNIEAITNRIKKLGYEVRTKKVNFDIEGMTCAACSNRIEKVIGKMEGIETVTVNLAMNTATIVYKDGLLTIEAILDKIKKLGYKGKLQEDVGSTKKEEQLKKKRKQLFLSILLSLPLLYTMVAHLPFETGIPMPHFLMNPWVQLLFATPVQFYIGAHFYSGAYRALRNKSANMDVLVVLGTSAAYFYSLYEGIKTIQEPSYLPQLYFETSAVLITLILVGKYFEALAKGRTTEAISKLLSLQAKDALVIRDGNEILIPIENVVIGDSIIVKPGEKIPVDGIVLSGISSVDEAMITGESIPVEKQVGDAVIGATINKNGILTMRAEKIGKDTALASIIKIVEEAQGSKAPIQRMADIISGIFVPIVVAIAIVAFLVWYFAIAPNDLPQSLEVAIAVLVIACPCALGLATPTSIMVGTGKGAEAGILFKGGEYLEATHKINAVLLDKTGTVTKGKPEVTDVLSLQDNMLAFAASAENVSEHPLAAAIVEYGKQQGITLLPVEDFRAAPGHGIEARIEAQSIVIGTRKLMNEHGVNIGQFEEHMAAQEADGKTVMLVAIENQFAGMISVADTIKESSKEAIHEMKSAGIDVYMVTGDNQRTAEAIAKQVGIEHVYAEVLPEKKARIVEELQHNGKQVAMVGDGMNDAPALAKADIGMAIGTGTDVAIEAADVTLVGGNLKHIPQAIELSTKTMKNIRQNLFWALFYNAIGIPIAASGLLEPWVAGAAMAFSSVSVVTNALRLKRVKI from the coding sequence ATGGGGAAAACAAAACAAATAACAATTGGTATTGATGGAATGACATGTTCAGCTTGTTCCGCGCGGATTGAGAAAGTATTAAATAAGCTAGATGGTGTGGAAGCGAATGTGAATGTAGCAATGGAACAAGCGACGGTTCAATATGATGAAGAGGAACAAAATATAGAAGCAATTACAAATCGTATTAAGAAATTAGGATATGAAGTTCGAACGAAAAAAGTAAATTTTGATATTGAAGGTATGACATGTGCTGCATGTTCAAATCGAATTGAAAAAGTAATCGGCAAAATGGAAGGAATTGAAACAGTTACCGTTAATTTAGCTATGAACACTGCAACGATTGTCTATAAAGATGGTCTTCTTACAATAGAAGCGATTCTCGATAAAATAAAGAAATTAGGCTATAAAGGTAAACTGCAAGAAGACGTTGGATCGACGAAAAAAGAAGAGCAACTAAAAAAGAAAAGAAAACAACTGTTTCTTTCTATTTTATTGTCACTTCCCCTTCTTTATACGATGGTGGCACATTTGCCGTTTGAAACGGGAATACCAATGCCGCATTTTTTAATGAATCCATGGGTGCAATTATTATTTGCAACACCGGTACAATTTTATATTGGTGCACACTTTTATAGCGGTGCATATCGTGCATTGCGAAATAAAAGTGCAAATATGGATGTACTTGTTGTACTTGGTACATCGGCTGCATATTTTTATAGCTTATACGAAGGGATCAAAACAATACAGGAACCATCTTATTTACCTCAGCTTTACTTTGAAACAAGTGCGGTGCTAATTACACTAATACTTGTTGGTAAGTATTTCGAGGCGCTTGCAAAAGGAAGAACAACAGAGGCTATTTCAAAATTACTAAGTTTACAAGCGAAAGATGCCTTGGTTATTCGTGATGGAAATGAAATATTAATTCCTATAGAAAATGTTGTGATTGGCGATTCAATTATAGTGAAACCAGGTGAGAAAATACCTGTGGATGGTATTGTATTATCAGGTATATCCTCAGTTGATGAAGCGATGATTACAGGTGAATCTATCCCGGTTGAAAAACAAGTTGGTGATGCTGTAATAGGAGCGACAATCAATAAAAATGGTATTCTCACAATGCGTGCTGAAAAAATAGGGAAGGATACTGCCCTTGCAAGTATTATTAAAATCGTTGAAGAAGCTCAAGGGTCAAAAGCACCAATTCAGCGCATGGCAGATATCATTTCTGGCATTTTCGTTCCGATAGTAGTTGCGATTGCGATAGTTGCTTTTCTTGTTTGGTATTTTGCTATTGCTCCTAATGATTTACCACAATCATTAGAAGTCGCCATAGCTGTATTAGTAATTGCTTGTCCTTGTGCACTTGGTCTTGCTACGCCAACATCAATTATGGTGGGAACTGGAAAAGGCGCAGAGGCAGGTATACTTTTTAAAGGCGGAGAATATTTAGAAGCGACACATAAAATTAATGCTGTGTTACTAGACAAAACTGGTACTGTTACAAAGGGAAAACCAGAAGTTACAGATGTATTAAGCTTGCAAGATAATATGCTCGCATTTGCCGCTTCAGCAGAAAATGTTTCAGAACACCCATTAGCGGCTGCAATTGTTGAGTACGGGAAACAACAAGGAATTACACTCTTACCTGTAGAGGATTTTCGGGCGGCACCTGGACACGGTATTGAAGCTAGGATTGAAGCACAGTCCATTGTGATTGGAACGCGAAAATTAATGAATGAGCATGGTGTGAATATAGGTCAGTTTGAAGAGCACATGGCCGCTCAGGAAGCTGATGGTAAAACTGTTATGCTTGTAGCGATTGAAAATCAATTCGCAGGAATGATTTCTGTAGCAGATACAATTAAAGAAAGTTCAAAAGAAGCGATTCATGAGATGAAATCTGCTGGAATCGATGTATACATGGTAACAGGTGACAATCAGCGAACAGCAGAAGCAATTGCAAAACAGGTAGGAATTGAACATGTGTATGCGGAAGTGTTACCCGAGAAAAAAGCACGTATTGTGGAGGAATTACAGCATAACGGGAAACAAGTGGCGATGGTTGGTGATGGGATGAATGATGCTCCAGCCTTAGCAAAAGCCGATATTGGGATGGCGATTGGAACAGGAACAGATGTAGCAATCGAAGCAGCAGATGTTACTCTTGTCGGTGGGAACTTAAAACATATCCCGCAAGCAATTGAGCTAAGTACAAAAACAATGAAAAATATTCGCCAAAATTTATTCTGGGCTCTGTTTTATAATGCAATTGGTATACCAATTGCGGCAAGCGGTCTGTTAGAGCCTTGGGTAGCTGGTGCGGCGATGGCATTTAGCTCTGTGTCTGTTGTAACAAATGCTCTTCGTTTGAAACGTGTTAAAATATAA
- the copZ gene encoding copper chaperone CopZ, whose translation MTVTLNVKGMTCNHCKAAVTNTLQEINGVSRVVVELQAGTVEIAYDETKVNVQQLKDAIEEQGYDIV comes from the coding sequence ATGACTGTAACATTAAATGTAAAAGGAATGACATGTAATCACTGTAAAGCAGCTGTAACAAATACCCTTCAAGAGATAAATGGTGTAAGTCGTGTAGTAGTTGAGTTACAGGCAGGTACAGTAGAAATTGCATATGATGAAACGAAAGTAAATGTTCAGCAGTTAAAAGATGCAATTGAAGAACAAGGTTATGATATTGTATAG
- a CDS encoding RNase A-like domain-containing lipoprotein, with translation MKRFGNILLSSLLAMILILSGCAGKEQKKVEQKGNNSASIEKVSDNILDEMEGPPKNGHTIERHVGKTEEQLQERLRTDKVSAASTYYDKETATKAVKDSIKQHEQEIDKWLKNSKENRLVLHTKHSFPVGKTVLKKNMSVKDKLMNTVTVLARDKSGSLGFKIVTSYPSDK, from the coding sequence ATGAAACGATTTGGCAACATATTGTTAAGTAGTTTACTGGCAATGATTCTTATATTAAGTGGATGTGCTGGGAAAGAGCAAAAGAAAGTAGAACAAAAAGGAAACAACTCAGCATCCATCGAAAAAGTGAGTGACAATATTTTAGACGAAATGGAAGGACCACCGAAAAATGGTCATACGATAGAAAGACATGTCGGTAAAACAGAAGAACAATTACAGGAACGTTTGCGTACTGATAAAGTATCTGCAGCAAGTACATATTATGATAAAGAAACGGCTACAAAAGCTGTAAAAGATAGTATAAAGCAACATGAGCAGGAAATTGATAAGTGGTTAAAGAACTCTAAAGAAAATCGTCTTGTCTTACATACAAAACATTCATTCCCTGTTGGAAAAACGGTATTAAAAAAGAATATGAGTGTAAAGGATAAACTTATGAATACAGTTACAGTTCTCGCAAGAGATAAATCAGGATCATTAGGTTTTAAAATAGTTACTTCCTACCCATCAGATAAATAA
- a CDS encoding VanW family protein produces the protein MKLHQFLICSAITGGILLCAGGISGYQYISKLNKELDTTALPHTTFEGIPLDGKNKQDIQKIVQQKVEELNKKSLNYVFENNTQTYTWKDLGVEYKEKDIVANIFKEQQGNIIDRYNMRKKAIHGELKREYKLKPQLNSTAYEAFMEDKYNETLKNPVNAELNISGTTVNISESQNGEKIDKEQLAILTKQAIAANTQNIKLPIASIKPERSTEDIQNMGIKQVIAEYSTPMTGRNGSQSFNVNKSANTLSGAIVAPDETFSFNGRVGITDAAHGYKSAAVYLQGKVVQSAGGGVCQVSSTLYGAVLRADLGVVARSNHSMPVHYLPLGQDAAVADYGPDLKFKNNTGHYIYIQAFSDGNRITTRIFGTPTGKNVEVSSKVISNTGNKITAVTYKKVTKDGQVISNGQISKSVYKKA, from the coding sequence ATGAAACTGCACCAATTCCTTATTTGTTCTGCTATTACTGGTGGTATCTTACTTTGTGCAGGTGGAATCAGCGGCTATCAGTACATATCAAAACTAAATAAAGAACTAGATACTACTGCATTACCACATACTACATTTGAAGGGATTCCTCTGGATGGAAAAAATAAGCAAGATATTCAAAAAATTGTGCAACAGAAAGTAGAGGAATTAAATAAAAAATCACTCAACTATGTATTTGAAAACAATACACAAACATACACATGGAAAGATCTCGGTGTAGAATATAAAGAAAAAGATATCGTTGCGAATATTTTTAAAGAACAGCAAGGAAACATTATAGATCGTTATAACATGAGAAAAAAGGCGATACATGGTGAATTAAAACGCGAGTATAAGCTGAAGCCACAGTTAAACTCTACTGCTTATGAAGCCTTTATGGAGGATAAATATAATGAAACTTTAAAGAATCCTGTTAATGCTGAATTAAACATTTCAGGAACTACTGTAAATATTAGCGAAAGCCAGAACGGTGAAAAAATTGATAAAGAGCAATTAGCAATCTTAACAAAACAAGCCATTGCTGCAAATACACAAAACATCAAACTTCCTATTGCTTCTATCAAACCTGAACGTTCTACAGAAGATATACAAAATATGGGGATCAAACAAGTGATTGCAGAATATTCCACGCCTATGACTGGACGAAATGGAAGCCAGTCCTTTAATGTAAATAAATCTGCCAATACATTAAGCGGAGCAATTGTAGCACCAGATGAAACATTTAGTTTCAATGGACGTGTCGGAATTACAGATGCTGCACACGGCTATAAGTCAGCTGCTGTCTATTTACAAGGAAAGGTAGTTCAAAGTGCCGGGGGCGGTGTTTGTCAAGTAAGTAGTACTTTATATGGAGCTGTACTACGTGCAGATTTAGGAGTTGTTGCTCGTAGTAATCATTCTATGCCTGTTCACTATTTACCACTCGGACAAGATGCGGCTGTAGCTGATTACGGCCCTGACTTAAAATTTAAAAATAATACTGGGCATTATATTTATATTCAAGCATTCTCTGATGGTAACCGGATTACGACTCGTATTTTCGGTACGCCAACTGGTAAGAATGTGGAAGTTTCCTCCAAAGTCATCAGCAATACTGGAAATAAAATTACTGCCGTTACATACAAAAAAGTAACAAAAGATGGGCAAGTCATTTCAAATGGTCAAATTTCAAAAAGTGTATATAAAAAGGCGTGA
- a CDS encoding LCP family protein gives MKFDLEKNSRTSKQHAKKRRLLWFIVIPLLIVTLGSGSYFFHLYSKAKSIVNNAYLELNRGDKSNKREKAVKPMTDNISVLIMGVDESDIREKNYGKATRTDALLLATINKNDKSVKLVSIPRDSRVYIKSRHKKDKITHAHVFGGVDSTIDTVERFLNVPVDYYVKFNFTSFIKIVDSLGGITVDVPVEFTEQNSKDEAEAIHLKKGRQHLNGEEALALARTRHIDSDYMRGQRQQLVLEAIAQKALSINSINKLGSLLDAVDRDLKTNLTFDDMMTITKHSMGSDLKMDKLQVKGSDKYIDGIYYYVPDEKSVQNISVTLQKHLEVTNKSEHKKL, from the coding sequence ATGAAATTTGATTTAGAGAAAAATAGTAGAACCTCAAAGCAGCACGCTAAAAAAAGACGTCTACTTTGGTTCATTGTGATTCCATTACTCATCGTTACGCTTGGAAGTGGAAGCTACTTCTTCCATCTATATAGTAAAGCAAAATCTATTGTGAATAATGCTTACTTGGAATTAAACCGAGGCGATAAATCAAATAAGCGAGAAAAAGCCGTAAAACCTATGACAGATAATATTTCTGTTCTTATTATGGGAGTAGATGAGAGCGATATTCGCGAGAAAAATTACGGTAAAGCGACACGTACAGATGCGCTACTACTTGCTACAATTAATAAAAATGACAAGTCAGTCAAGCTTGTTAGTATCCCTCGGGATTCCCGTGTATATATTAAATCACGCCATAAAAAAGATAAAATTACACACGCCCATGTATTTGGTGGTGTTGATAGTACCATTGATACTGTCGAACGTTTTTTAAATGTTCCGGTTGATTACTATGTTAAATTTAACTTTACATCTTTTATCAAAATTGTCGATTCACTTGGTGGTATTACTGTGGACGTCCCAGTAGAATTTACAGAACAAAACAGTAAAGATGAAGCAGAAGCAATCCACCTCAAAAAAGGGCGTCAGCATTTAAATGGTGAAGAAGCACTTGCCTTAGCAAGAACTCGACATATTGATAGTGACTATATGCGCGGGCAGCGTCAACAGCTTGTTTTAGAAGCAATTGCTCAAAAAGCATTATCTATCAATTCTATTAACAAACTTGGCAGTTTATTAGATGCCGTTGATCGCGATTTAAAAACGAATTTAACTTTTGATGACATGATGACAATTACAAAGCATTCAATGGGCTCAGATTTAAAAATGGACAAGCTTCAAGTAAAAGGATCAGATAAATATATAGATGGTATTTATTACTATGTCCCTGATGAAAAGAGCGTTCAAAATATATCTGTTACTTTACAAAAACATCTAGAGGTTACGAATAAAAGTGAACATAAAAAATTATAA
- a CDS encoding hemolysin family protein, with protein MGILKLLMVAILIALTAFFVAVEFAIIKVRSSRIDQLVIEKRRGALAAKKVTSNLDEYLSACQLGITITALGLGWLGEPTVKHMLEPLFLRMNISSVAASTVSFIIAFAVITFLHVVAGELAPKTFAIQKAEKVSLLLSQPLIYFYRIMYPFIWALNGSSRFVTGIFGLQPASEHDVVHSEEELRLILSESYERGEINQAEFKYVNNIFEFDNRLAKEIMVPRTEIVGLYEDEPFETHIQIIRQEKYTRYPVFGEDKDEIIGMVNVKDLFIRYMDGGREEECSITPYTRPVIEVLENIPIHDLLLQMQKRRIPMAVLYDEYGGTAGIVTLEDILEEIVGEIRDEYDEDEYPPIEHISETWKIVDGKVRISEVNDLFGLQLLANDVDTIGGWIMMQKQTITEGDYIETNGLVFKVLEKDMHQIKRVEIMRKEEKGAFKERKD; from the coding sequence GTGGGAATTTTAAAATTACTTATGGTTGCTATTTTAATTGCTTTAACAGCCTTTTTTGTTGCCGTTGAATTTGCTATTATAAAGGTGAGAAGTAGTCGTATCGATCAACTTGTAATCGAAAAAAGACGAGGGGCATTAGCGGCGAAGAAAGTCACTTCGAATTTAGATGAATACTTATCCGCTTGTCAGCTTGGAATTACAATTACAGCTTTAGGATTAGGGTGGTTAGGTGAACCGACAGTTAAACATATGTTAGAGCCATTATTTTTGAGAATGAATATTTCATCAGTAGCTGCAAGTACAGTATCATTTATTATTGCATTTGCAGTCATCACATTTCTGCACGTCGTTGCTGGAGAGCTGGCTCCAAAAACGTTTGCGATTCAAAAAGCAGAAAAAGTTAGCTTGTTACTGTCACAGCCTCTTATTTATTTCTATCGGATTATGTACCCCTTTATTTGGGCTTTAAATGGGTCTTCACGCTTTGTGACAGGAATATTTGGACTTCAACCTGCTTCTGAACATGATGTGGTACATTCAGAGGAAGAATTGCGTCTCATTTTATCGGAAAGTTATGAGCGAGGGGAGATTAATCAAGCAGAATTTAAGTATGTAAATAACATTTTTGAATTTGACAATCGATTAGCGAAAGAGATTATGGTTCCCCGTACGGAAATTGTAGGATTATATGAAGATGAACCATTTGAGACGCATATTCAAATTATTAGACAGGAAAAATATACAAGATATCCCGTATTTGGAGAAGATAAAGATGAAATTATTGGGATGGTGAATGTAAAAGATTTATTCATTCGCTATATGGATGGAGGACGAGAGGAAGAATGTTCTATTACGCCGTATACAAGACCTGTCATTGAAGTGTTAGAAAACATTCCGATTCACGATTTGTTGTTACAGATGCAAAAGCGAAGAATTCCAATGGCTGTTTTATATGATGAGTATGGCGGGACGGCTGGTATTGTAACTCTTGAAGACATTCTAGAGGAAATTGTTGGGGAAATTCGAGATGAGTATGATGAGGATGAATATCCACCAATAGAGCACATAAGTGAAACATGGAAAATTGTAGATGGAAAAGTACGTATTAGCGAAGTAAATGATTTATTTGGACTACAGCTATTAGCGAATGATGTCGATACAATCGGTGGCTGGATTATGATGCAGAAACAAACGATTACAGAAGGGGATTATATTGAAACAAATGGATTAGTATTCAAAGTCCTGGAAAAAGACATGCATCAAATAAAACGAGTAGAAATTATGAGAAAAGAAGAAAAAGGGGCGTTTAAGGAGAGGAAGGATTAG